TGACCGCGCCCTCGGTGCTGGGACGGGTAGTGCTCACGCCGTTGCTGGGGCCGCTGATGGACCGCTACCCGGATCTGCAGATCGACGCCAGCTTTACCGACCGGGTGGTGGACATGGTGGACGAAGGTTTTGACGCTGCCGTGCGCATAGGCCCTCTGGCCGACAGCCGCATGATTGCACGCAGCCTGCCGCCGCTGCGCTGGGTGACCGTGGTCGCCCCCAGCTATCTGCAAGCCCATGGCGCACCGCGTACGCTGCAAGAGCTGGCCCGGCACCGCTGCCTCTCGGTCTACAACCACTACCAAGGGTTTCAGGTGCCCTGGCAATTCAAGGCCGAAGACGAAGAACCGCTGGACTGGATGCCTCCGCAGTCCATCAGTTTCGACAGCGGCGATCCTTTGATCGAAGGCTCGCTGGCCGGTCTGGGTGTGGCCCAGGTCATGGAGTTTGCCGTGCGTGAGCATATTGCCAGCGCACGGCTCATCCCCGTGCTGACGCAACTCGAAGGCCGCAGCCGCGAACTGTCCCTGGTCTACCCCCGCACCCGCCATGCCTCGCCCAAGGTCAAGGCGCTGGCCCAGATGCTGCTGGAGCAGGCGCGCTGGTAAGCGGCAAGCCGACACCGCGCAGAGAGGCAGCACCCACCGCATTGCCCTGATTGAATGCCCCACATTGACCGATGAAGCCCGCAGCCTGCATGACCCGCATCTGCACGGGCAGCACGAGGCCAAAGGCCGCCGCGCCCAGACCACCAGACCGATGGCTGCGCCGGGTGCGTGGTCATGAGCAGCGGCAGCAGGGCCGTGACGATGGCCAGCAACGCCAAAATGATCTTGGTAGCACCGTCCAGCGACCAATCGGCCAATGTGAAACCTATGCCGATCAGTACCAGAGCGAAGGCCACGAAGCCGGGACTGGCATGCGTGATCTCGGCCAGCACAGGCGCCACACAGGTTTGGAGCGCAGACATGGCACCGGCCCCCAGCACCGACAGCAGCACTTCGGGGCAGGCCAGCACCTTCCGCTCGCGGCGCACGTCGGGGCGTGTTCGCGGATCGCCCTGGGGCCGCGCGGCAATGGTGATCAGGCCCTGAACGGCCGTGCCGCCAAAGGCTAGATGCCAGTCCACCTACTGGCCGATCCAGGTCGCCGCAGGCACACCGCCGATAGATTGCCCAAGGTGAACAGCAGCGTCATGAAACGAGCTCCCCGCATGACACCCAAGGCATAGGCCGACACCAGCATGCCCGCTCCATCTTTGCGGATGGAGCCATTTATTCACCAAATTCTCTTGAACTGAATTCAAAAATGAAAGCGTTCCCGGACCGCGCCTTGCCTCAATCCGTTGCATCCTCGCCACCATCTGCGCGCCTCAGGTCGATGCAGAGCACATGCCACCCACAAGCGGCCGCATCGGCAGCAGCGCATAAATCCATACAAAACAAATACTTGGCAAAAAGCTCGGCCGATTCCCCGTACTTCATGACAACCCGAAGCGCGCGCACCCGCCATAAATCGCTCACAATCTGCACCCACTGAACGGCAATGCGTGTCATCGCCGATCGCGCACGCCGCGTTGTTACCCCAGGGACGGCCGTGCAGAACCACAATAATGCAAGCCATGACAACGGCCTTAGCCAGCCTGTCTACCCCTGTCATGGCCTGCCAGAAAACCTCGTATTCATGAGCGACAGCGAATCCACCGCAGCAACCGGCCAGTTGCACCGTTCCCTCAAGGCCCGACATATGTCGATGATCGCCATCGGCGGCTCCATCGGCACCGGCCTTTTTGTCGCCTCCGGCGCAACCATCTCGCAAGCAGGCCCAGGCGGCGCCTTGCTGGCCTACATGATCGTGGGCCTGATGGTCTATTTCCTGATGACCAGTCTGGGCGAGATGGCCGCACACATGCCCGTCTCCGGCTCTTTCGCCACTTATGGCGCCAAGTACGTGGACGAAGGTTTCGGCTTCGCGCTGGGCTGGAACTACTGGTACAACTGGGCCGTGACCATCGCCGTGGACCTGGTTGCGGCCCAGTTGGTGATGGCGTACTGGTTCCCGGGCACCAACGGCGTGCTGTGGAGTGCATTGTTTCTGGCGCTGATGTTCGGCCTGAATGCACTGTCCGCCAGGGGCTTTGGCGAGTCCGAGTTCTGGTTTGCTGCCATCAAGGTCACAACGGTGCTGGTCTTCATCGCCATCGGCGTGCTGATGATCTTCGGTATTTTGCAAGGTGGCGCGCCTGACGGTATCTGGGGCAATATCGCCAACCTGAGCACAGGCGACGCGCCGTTTGCTGGTGGTTTTGCAGCCTTGATCGGCGTGGCCATGGTGGTGGGCTTTTCCTTCCAGGGCACGGAGCTGATCGGCATCGCCGCCGGCGAGTCCGAAGATCCCGCCAAGAACGTGCCCAAGGCCGTGCGCAAGGTGTTCTGGCGCATTTTGCTGTTCTACGTCTTTGCCATCCTCATCATCGGTCTGCTGATTCCCTATACCGATCCCAAGCTGCTGCGCAACGATCTGGGCGATATCGCCGTCAGCCCCTTCACACTGGTGTTCGAGCGTGCCGGCCTGCTGGGCGCCGCCGCCGTGATGAATGCCGTGGTGCTGACCTCCGTGCTGTCGGCCGGCAACTCCGGCATGTATGCATCCACCCGCATGCTGTATGCGCTGGCCAAGCAAGGCATGGCGCCCAAGGTGTTCGCCCAGGTCAACACGCGTGGCGTGCCCGTGCTGGCATTGATCGCCACCACCGTGATTGCCGCCCTGTGCTTTCTGACCAATATCTTCAGCCCCGAAGTGGTCTACATCTGGCTGCTGAATCTGTCCGGCATGTGCGGCTTCGTCGCCTGGCTGGGCATTGCCATCAGCCACTACCGTTTCCGCAAGGGCTGCGAAGTGCAGAACTACGATATGAACCAGCTGCCCTACAAGGCAGCGGCCTTCCCCTTCGGCCCCATCTTCGCCTTTGTGCTGTGCCTGATCATCACCCTGGGCCAGAACTACGAGAATCTGATCAAGGACCAGATCGACTGGGTCGGTGCCATCGCCACCTACATCGGCCTGCCTCTCTTCCTGGCCATCTGGTTTGGCTACAAATGGGTCAAGGGCACCAAGATCGTCAAATACTCGGAAATGGATCTGAACGGCTCGCGTTAATACCTAGTCATTTTTGATCCCGCCCAAGGCAGCGTCGGCAACGGCGCTGCCTTTTTTGCGTCCTGAGCTTGCCTCGAATGCTGTCGATTAGTCCCAACAGACGATTCATGTCATGACAAATATCTGAAGAATGAATGCTCACAGGCAACGGCCTGCAAGGTTTTTTCACTAGGAAAACAAGAGCAATGCAACACAAGACGATGAGCACAGCACTGATGCTGTGCATAGGTTTGCTGAGCGCAGGTGCCGCCTGTGCCAAGGTTCCCGCCGCGGAAGCCGACAAGCTGGGCAAGGAGCTGACCTGCACCGGCGCCATCAAAGCCGGCAATGCCGACGGCAGCATCCCGCCATTCACGGGCAAGATCCTCGGCGTTCCGCCCGGCGTGAAGTTCACCAAGTCTGTGGGACAGTTCCAGCCCGATATCTACGCCAACGAAAAGCCGCTGTTCGAAATCACGGCCGCCAATATGGCGCAATATGGCGACAAGCTCAGTGCCGGCCAGAAGGCACTACTGAGCAAGTTCCCCACCACCATGCGCATTCCCGTCTATCCGGGCCACCGCGACTTCCGTTATGACGACGATATCTGCGCCGTCATCAAGCGCAATGCACTGGAGGCCGAGGTAGTCAACGACGGCAATGGGGTCAAGGGCTTCATGGGCGCGCTGCCCTTCCCCATTCCCAAGACCGGCCTGGAACTGCTCTGGAACAACCTCATGCCCAGCCGCGCCAGCACCGAAGAGGTGGAACGCGACATGGCACTGGTGGGCGCAAGCGGCGATATCGCCTGGGGCCGCACCAGCTATATCCAGCTCAGTCGTTATGACTCCAAGGAAAATCTGGGCAAGCCCAACGAAGGCAAATACGCCTATGTGACCAATTTTTCAATCCTGCCCGAACGCGAAAAAGGCGGCGTGATTCTGTCCATCGAGCCCATGAACTTTGGCACGGACAAGCGCCTGGCCTGGAATTACGATCCTGGCACACGCCGCGTGCGGCAACTGCCCGAGTTCGGCTATGACCAACCCTCCCCCGGCACCAGCGGCAAGGCGACCATCGACTCCGAGCGCCTGTTCAACGGCGGCTCCGAGCGCTACGAGTGGACCATGCACGGCAAGCGCGAGATGTTCATTCCTGCGAACACCTTCCGCATCAACCAGCAGATGAAATACGCCGATCTGCTCAAGCCAGGTCACCCCAACCCGGCCTACACCCGCTATGAACTGCGCCGCGTCTGGGTGCTGGAGGGCAAGCTCAAGCCCGGCTTCCGTCACCTGTACTCCAAGCGTGTGATGTTCATCGACGAAGACACCGGCCACGCCGTCTCGGGCGACTTCTACGACGCACGCGGCCAGTTGTGGCAGCATGGTGAAATCAATTACTACTATGCCTACGACATCAAGAAATGGCATGCGGGCACATCGTTCTACTATGACCTGAATGCCGGCTCCTATGTGAGCATGAATCTGGTCCAGGAGCGCCCCAAGGCACCGATTCTGGGCAAGGACGACCTCAAGCCCAGCCAGTACACTCCCGAGGCGATTCGCAACCTGGGCAATTGATAGACAACAGGTGGCTCAACCACCGCGCGCACCGCACCGCAAGGTGTAAAGAGAGGCCATGAGCCTCTCTTTTTTATGGCCACTCCCGTCCCGAAACTGGCACGCCCCTGCGTATGCGCGGGCAGCGTGCTAGGATGAAACACGGTGCCAGCCTTGAAAACCATAGCAGCTGGCGTCGCCTTTTCTGTCTTCGAGTCGATTTCAACGTGAACATCATTCACAAGCGGCCAACGACCCACCCGGTCGCGTGGCAGGGCGCGGATCTGGCGGGCGCCCCCTCCCGGACTCATCGGCCATCCGCCGACACCCTTGCCGCCATCGACGCCATGCGGGCCCGGTTCGGACAACACCTTGAGTCACTTTGGAACAAGGCGTCCCGCTCGGCCAAGGTCGCAGCCTCGTCCTGTTTTAATCCCTGCACAACAAAGCCCGACTAAGCTTGCAGACGATTTAGTTCGCCGCAATCATGACTTCCATGCAATCCCTGGCCCGATGGCTGCCCTTTCTTAATTGGCCCAAACCGACTTTCGGCCTGCTGCGCGGCGAATTCTGGGCCGGCTTGACCGTGGGCCTGATGTTGCTGCCCCAGGGCGTGGCTTACGCCGCGCTGGCGGGCATGCCGCTGATTACCGGCATCTATGCCTCCATCATTCCTGCTGCGGTGGCCATCCTCTTCAGCCCGTCGCCCCGCCTAGGCGTGGGGCCGACGGCACTGAGCGCCTTGCTGATCGGCGCATCTCTGACCGGCATGGCCGAACCGGGCTCGGCCCAGTGGGTGGTACTCGCTGCATGGATGGCCATTCTGTCGGGCCTCGTTCAATGGAGTCTGGGCGTGGTACGCGCGGGTTGGCTGCTCAATCTGGTCACCTCGCCGGTACTGGCAGGTTTTACCCAGGCTGCTGCGCTGCTGATTCTGGCTTCGCAGTTGCCCACCCTGCTGGGCATGCGCGCCGACTGGTCCACCGTCTGGCATTCGCCGTCCATCTATCTGTTCAGCATCCAATCCATCGCCTACGGCCTGGTCAGCATGGGCTTGCTGATGCTGGCCAAGAAATGGCGCCCTGCTTTTCCCTCGGCCATTTTCATCATCGGTCTGAGCGGGTTCATCAGCTGGCTCACGGGCTTCGCCGATGGGGGCGGAGCCGTGATCGGCCACCTGCCTGCGGGGCTGCCCAGCTTCCAATGGCCCGGCATGCTGGACTGGGAGCAGTTCGGCGCCCTGGTCATGCCTGTGCTGGTCATCTCCCTGGTCAGCTTTCTGGAAACCGCGTCCAGCGCCCAGGTCGAGCATCAGCAGGCCGGCACGCGCTGGAACGAAAACCAGGATTTGATCGCCCAGGGCCTGTCCAAGATCAGCGCCGGCCTCTTCGGCAGCTTTGCCACCAGCGCATCTTTCTCACGCTCTGCCGTCAATCTGCTCGCAGGCGCCAGGACCGGCTATGCCAACGTCTTTTCCATTTTGCTGGTGGTTGTGGTCGTGCTCTGGTTCATTCCCTGGCTCTACCATGTGCCGCAAGCAACGCTAGCTGCCATCGTAATCACCGCTGTACTCAACCTGGTCAAGCCCAGCGCGATTCTCAAGCTTTTCAGGATCTCCAAGGTCGAAGCCAGCATCAGCGTCGCCACGCTGGTGCTGACCATCGTCACCGCCCCACGCATGTACTGGGGTGTGTTCGCGGGCATCATGCTCAGCCAGGCTTACTACCTCTATCACCACCTGCACCCACGCATCATCGAGGTCGGCGAGCATCCCGACGGCAGCCTGCGCAGCCGCCTGCTTTGGCAATTGCCCCCTCTGGCACCTGAAGTCGTGGCTCTGCGCATGGATGCAGACCTGGACTTCGCCACGGCCACGGCACTTGAGCGCTACGCGGCCGATGCCCTGCAGCAAACGCCCCAGGCCAAAGACCTGGCACTGCTGATGCAGTCCATCAACAGCATAGACATCACCGGAGTCGAAACATTTGCCCGACTGGAACGCCTGGTCGCATTGCGCGGCGGTCTGCTGCACGTGGTCGGATTGAAGTTGCCGGCCGAGCAAAGGCTGGAACGCGCCGGACTGCTGCACAAGGAAGGCAGCCCCATCAGGCTCTATCGCACCGATGCCGACTTTCTGCGAACGCTTGGCAATTTCCCCACAGAACTGACTAGGATCAACGCTGACGAAAAGCCTACATCCACAAAAAGTTAGGGGGCGCTGCTACACTGACGGTCATCATTGATAGTTTGTCGTGACTTCATCCGCCCCCCACCAATCCGTGTTTTTGCGCGATCTGCGCCTTGCCACCGCACACAATCTGGTGACTCGCGCGGGCGGTAGCGATAACCGTCTGCCCACCGACACTCCCACCCATTACCTGCAAGCACTGATTGATGGCTTGTGCGCACTGTCCTTGCGCGACCCCCTCACGGGGCTGGCCAACCGGCGCCATTTCCGCTCCGTGATCGAGCGCGAGATCGACCGCGTGGCCCGCTCCGGAGAAACCGCACTGCTGCTGATGCTGGACATCGACCATTTCAAGCAGATCAACGACGAACACGGTCATATTGCTGGCGATATGGTGTTGCAATCCGTGGCACAGACCCTGTCGGAAATCATTCGCCCCATGGACACCCTGGCGCGCTTCGGAGGCGAAGAATTTGCCATCGTGCTTCCGGTGTGCCCTGCGCATCAGGGCCGTGCGGTCGCCGAGCGTCTGCGCCAGGCCATCGAGAGCAACTCCATCGCTGTGTCCTCCGGCCAGTCGCTGAAGGTCACTGTGAGTATTGGCGGGGTCTACGCCCAGCAATGGATCCGCAGCACAGCGCAACTGTGGACCGAGCGCGCCGATCGCCAGCTCTATCTGGCCAAATCGGCGGGACGCAACTGCGTCTGCGTGGAGGATCCGCCCGACAGTACGGTGAGTGCCGAGGAAAAAAGCCTGCTTTTCAGCCCTTTGACTGCCTCTTCGTTAGAGGAAAATGTCTCTGACAATACAGCACCAGACGTAAACACCGACGCCGCAAGCCAGGTCATAACGCCTTGAGACGATGGACACCTTGGCCCCTCACCCTACTTTGCCCGCTCATATATCCATGGAAGATGCCCTGCGGGCGCCTGGCCGCAACAAGCAGGCCCACATCATTGCCGTCACCAGCGGCAAAGGCGGTGTCGGCAAGACTTTCGTCTCGGCCAATCTGGCTGCTGCGCTGACGCGTCATGGCTTCAACGTGCTGGTATTGGACGCGGACCTGGGCCTGGCCAATCTGGATGTAGTGCTCAACCTCTACCCCAAGGTCACGCTGCACGATGTGTTCACGGGTCGCTCCACGCTGGAAGATGCCATTCTGACCACGCCGGGCGGTTATTCCGTGCTGCTGGCAGGCTCGGGCATGATCGAGTACTCGCGCCTCACCCCCGAGATTCGTTCCCAGTTCATGCGCACGGTGGAGCTGCTGCGCCCGCGCTATGACATCATCCTGCTCGACACCGGTGCCGGCATCTCGGATGTGGTGCTGTTCTCCGTCTCTCTGGCAACCGAAGTGCTGGTCGTGGCCACGCCCGAGCCCACTTCGCTGACCGATGCCTACGCCGCCATCAAGGTGCTGGCCCTGCAGCAAAAGCGCCAGCAAATCCGTCTGGTCATCAACCAGGCACAACGCCCCGGCGATGGCCGCGCCATCACGGGCCAGTTGCAGCAGGTGCTCAACCGCTTCGTGACCACCGAGTCCGGCCAGCCGCTGCAGCTGACCCACTGGGGCGATATTCCGGTCGACTCCGCCGTGCGCGAGGCCGTGATGCGTCGCCAGTTGCTGCTGCAGGCCATGCCCGGAGCACCCGCATCCCTCGCAGTGGCACAGCTGTCCAATAAAATCAAGGCAGAGCTGACGGCCCCGGTCTGAGCTGCATCACTGTCGATGCAGCGCCCGCGCGGCCGCCCCCGGATATCGACGTGGCCGACATACTCAACATCTCCTGCTACAAATTCACGCCCCTGCCCGACGCCGACCAGCTGCGCCAGACGCTGCTGGAGCGTGCACATGACCTGAGCCTCAAGGGCACGGTGCTGCTGGCCGAAGAAGGCATCAACTTTTTCCTGGCCGGCCCTGCCGAAGCCGTTCGCAGTTTTGTGGACCAGCTGAAACAAGACCCGCGATTTGCCGATCTGGCTCCCAAGGAAAGCTGGTCCGAGACCGTACCCTTTCGCAAAATGCTGATCAAGGTCAAGAACGAGATCATCCGCATGGATCATCCCGCCATTCGACCCGCCCATGGCCGTGCGCCATCGGTCAGCCCGGCCACGCTGCGCCGCTGGCTGGAGCAAGGCCATGACGACGAGGGCCGTGAGGTGGTGACGCTGGACACGCGCAACGACTACGAAGTGGACGAAGGCGCGTTTGCCGGAACGATCGACTGGCGCCTGGGCAAGTTCACCGAATTCCCGCCCGCACTGCGCCAGCACAAGGACGAATTCGCCGGCAAGACCGTCGTCAGCTATTGCACTGGCGGCATCCGCTGCGAAAAGGCCGCCATCCTCATGCAGGACGAAGGTATCGAAAACGTCTACCAGCTCGAAGGCGGCATCCTCAAATATTTCGAGGAGACCGACGGCAAGTTCTACGACGGAGGCTGCTTCGTCTTTGACGGCCGCGACTCGCTGGGCACCGACCTGTCACGCACCGAGCTGGTTCACCCCCGCCCCATCAAAAAGCATCTGATGGAACAAGACGCAGAGTAAGAAGCGCCAAGGTGGCGCTCAGCGCTACTATCAAAAACTAAGCGGCTAGCGCTGGCTCTGAATAAGTTTCAGAAATATTT
This region of Comamonas thiooxydans genomic DNA includes:
- a CDS encoding LysR family transcriptional regulator, translating into MDLNAVHMLVKVAECKSFTQAAHSLGTTQSRISRAIAQLEADLGTRLLHRNTRNVSLTPDGCTLVDRSAALIAGLDEARRLMLDRRCEPSGVLRMTAPSVLGRVVLTPLLGPLMDRYPDLQIDASFTDRVVDMVDEGFDAAVRIGPLADSRMIARSLPPLRWVTVVAPSYLQAHGAPRTLQELARHRCLSVYNHYQGFQVPWQFKAEDEEPLDWMPPQSISFDSGDPLIEGSLAGLGVAQVMEFAVREHIASARLIPVLTQLEGRSRELSLVYPRTRHASPKVKALAQMLLEQARW
- a CDS encoding amino acid permease; the encoded protein is MSDSESTAATGQLHRSLKARHMSMIAIGGSIGTGLFVASGATISQAGPGGALLAYMIVGLMVYFLMTSLGEMAAHMPVSGSFATYGAKYVDEGFGFALGWNYWYNWAVTIAVDLVAAQLVMAYWFPGTNGVLWSALFLALMFGLNALSARGFGESEFWFAAIKVTTVLVFIAIGVLMIFGILQGGAPDGIWGNIANLSTGDAPFAGGFAALIGVAMVVGFSFQGTELIGIAAGESEDPAKNVPKAVRKVFWRILLFYVFAILIIGLLIPYTDPKLLRNDLGDIAVSPFTLVFERAGLLGAAAVMNAVVLTSVLSAGNSGMYASTRMLYALAKQGMAPKVFAQVNTRGVPVLALIATTVIAALCFLTNIFSPEVVYIWLLNLSGMCGFVAWLGIAISHYRFRKGCEVQNYDMNQLPYKAAAFPFGPIFAFVLCLIITLGQNYENLIKDQIDWVGAIATYIGLPLFLAIWFGYKWVKGTKIVKYSEMDLNGSR
- a CDS encoding DUF1329 domain-containing protein; this translates as MQHKTMSTALMLCIGLLSAGAACAKVPAAEADKLGKELTCTGAIKAGNADGSIPPFTGKILGVPPGVKFTKSVGQFQPDIYANEKPLFEITAANMAQYGDKLSAGQKALLSKFPTTMRIPVYPGHRDFRYDDDICAVIKRNALEAEVVNDGNGVKGFMGALPFPIPKTGLELLWNNLMPSRASTEEVERDMALVGASGDIAWGRTSYIQLSRYDSKENLGKPNEGKYAYVTNFSILPEREKGGVILSIEPMNFGTDKRLAWNYDPGTRRVRQLPEFGYDQPSPGTSGKATIDSERLFNGGSERYEWTMHGKREMFIPANTFRINQQMKYADLLKPGHPNPAYTRYELRRVWVLEGKLKPGFRHLYSKRVMFIDEDTGHAVSGDFYDARGQLWQHGEINYYYAYDIKKWHAGTSFYYDLNAGSYVSMNLVQERPKAPILGKDDLKPSQYTPEAIRNLGN
- a CDS encoding SulP family inorganic anion transporter, whose protein sequence is MQSLARWLPFLNWPKPTFGLLRGEFWAGLTVGLMLLPQGVAYAALAGMPLITGIYASIIPAAVAILFSPSPRLGVGPTALSALLIGASLTGMAEPGSAQWVVLAAWMAILSGLVQWSLGVVRAGWLLNLVTSPVLAGFTQAAALLILASQLPTLLGMRADWSTVWHSPSIYLFSIQSIAYGLVSMGLLMLAKKWRPAFPSAIFIIGLSGFISWLTGFADGGGAVIGHLPAGLPSFQWPGMLDWEQFGALVMPVLVISLVSFLETASSAQVEHQQAGTRWNENQDLIAQGLSKISAGLFGSFATSASFSRSAVNLLAGARTGYANVFSILLVVVVVLWFIPWLYHVPQATLAAIVITAVLNLVKPSAILKLFRISKVEASISVATLVLTIVTAPRMYWGVFAGIMLSQAYYLYHHLHPRIIEVGEHPDGSLRSRLLWQLPPLAPEVVALRMDADLDFATATALERYAADALQQTPQAKDLALLMQSINSIDITGVETFARLERLVALRGGLLHVVGLKLPAEQRLERAGLLHKEGSPIRLYRTDADFLRTLGNFPTELTRINADEKPTSTKS
- a CDS encoding GGDEF domain-containing protein codes for the protein MTSSAPHQSVFLRDLRLATAHNLVTRAGGSDNRLPTDTPTHYLQALIDGLCALSLRDPLTGLANRRHFRSVIEREIDRVARSGETALLLMLDIDHFKQINDEHGHIAGDMVLQSVAQTLSEIIRPMDTLARFGGEEFAIVLPVCPAHQGRAVAERLRQAIESNSIAVSSGQSLKVTVSIGGVYAQQWIRSTAQLWTERADRQLYLAKSAGRNCVCVEDPPDSTVSAEEKSLLFSPLTASSLEENVSDNTAPDVNTDAASQVITP
- a CDS encoding MinD/ParA family protein, which codes for MDTLAPHPTLPAHISMEDALRAPGRNKQAHIIAVTSGKGGVGKTFVSANLAAALTRHGFNVLVLDADLGLANLDVVLNLYPKVTLHDVFTGRSTLEDAILTTPGGYSVLLAGSGMIEYSRLTPEIRSQFMRTVELLRPRYDIILLDTGAGISDVVLFSVSLATEVLVVATPEPTSLTDAYAAIKVLALQQKRQQIRLVINQAQRPGDGRAITGQLQQVLNRFVTTESGQPLQLTHWGDIPVDSAVREAVMRRQLLLQAMPGAPASLAVAQLSNKIKAELTAPV
- a CDS encoding sulfurtransferase; protein product: MADILNISCYKFTPLPDADQLRQTLLERAHDLSLKGTVLLAEEGINFFLAGPAEAVRSFVDQLKQDPRFADLAPKESWSETVPFRKMLIKVKNEIIRMDHPAIRPAHGRAPSVSPATLRRWLEQGHDDEGREVVTLDTRNDYEVDEGAFAGTIDWRLGKFTEFPPALRQHKDEFAGKTVVSYCTGGIRCEKAAILMQDEGIENVYQLEGGILKYFEETDGKFYDGGCFVFDGRDSLGTDLSRTELVHPRPIKKHLMEQDAE